A genomic region of Nostoc sp. UHCC 0702 contains the following coding sequences:
- a CDS encoding acylase, with the protein MFFSTKNKRAQSVIWNKKSRRFFPFLLAIIFTFMVSNQSISTIPKNTEILWDTYGIPHIYGNNAQGAFQAFGWAQMQSHANLLLRLYGQARGRAAEYWGEKYVESDKWVLTMGVPKRASAWYKAQSPAFRKYINAFATGINTYAKEHANLIDDEVEVVLPVRPEDVLAHLQRVLLFTFVVDAGQVADTSHRESTPGSNGWAIAPKRSASGKAMLLANPHTLWGDLFLWYEAQITAPGINAYGATLVGIPVLAIAFNDNLGWTHTVNTHDGWDAYELKLQNNGYVLDGKVRRFETASKLLKVKQKNGSLQEQKISLKSSVHGPVVSEKGGKALALRVVGEDRPGVLEQWWDMARSQNLTEFQQALRRLQLPMFTVMYSDRQGHIMHLFNGVVPVRQQGDFEYWQGIIPGDTSKTLWTKFHPYQDLPKVIDPPSGWLQNANDPPWTTTFPTAIKADNYPSYMAPRGPMDFRAQSSAKMLAEDESITFEEMIAYKHSTQVELAERILDDLIPAAQQQGNELARRAAEVLAAWDRKTDANSRGAVLFNFWVENVDLDKLFATPWDEKSPRTTPDGLADPASAVKALADAAAKVEKTYGTIDIAWGDVFRLRYGNLDLPANGGASNRGIFRVVFFTPADNGRFQAVAGDSFVAAVEFSTPVKAKALTSYGNATQPHSPHVGDQLQLFARQQLRPVWLTRQEITAHLEERKVF; encoded by the coding sequence ATGTTTTTCTCTACTAAAAATAAACGCGCTCAGTCCGTAATCTGGAACAAAAAATCACGCAGATTTTTTCCTTTTCTACTTGCCATCATCTTTACTTTCATGGTGAGTAATCAGAGTATTAGCACCATACCCAAAAATACCGAGATTCTTTGGGACACTTACGGCATACCGCATATTTACGGTAATAATGCTCAAGGTGCTTTTCAAGCATTTGGTTGGGCGCAGATGCAAAGCCACGCCAACTTGCTTTTACGCCTCTACGGACAAGCACGGGGACGGGCTGCCGAATATTGGGGAGAGAAATATGTAGAATCAGACAAATGGGTGCTGACAATGGGAGTACCCAAACGTGCGAGTGCTTGGTATAAGGCGCAAAGTCCGGCTTTTCGTAAGTATATCAATGCCTTTGCCACTGGGATTAATACTTACGCCAAAGAACATGCAAATTTAATTGACGATGAAGTAGAAGTGGTGTTACCTGTCAGGCCAGAGGATGTACTCGCCCACTTGCAAAGGGTTCTGTTATTTACTTTTGTAGTCGATGCGGGGCAAGTTGCAGATACTAGCCATAGAGAGTCTACCCCAGGTTCTAACGGTTGGGCGATCGCACCAAAACGATCTGCTAGTGGTAAAGCGATGTTGCTGGCTAATCCTCATACACTGTGGGGAGATTTATTTTTATGGTACGAAGCACAAATTACTGCCCCAGGTATTAATGCTTATGGGGCTACACTGGTGGGCATTCCCGTATTAGCGATCGCCTTTAATGATAATTTAGGCTGGACTCATACCGTGAATACTCACGATGGTTGGGATGCCTACGAACTGAAATTGCAAAACAATGGTTATGTTTTAGATGGCAAAGTTCGCCGTTTTGAAACAGCATCCAAGTTATTGAAGGTAAAGCAAAAAAATGGTTCTTTGCAAGAGCAAAAAATCTCGCTCAAAAGTTCTGTCCACGGGCCTGTAGTCAGCGAGAAAGGCGGCAAAGCCTTGGCCCTGCGCGTAGTTGGTGAAGATCGGCCAGGTGTATTAGAACAGTGGTGGGATATGGCTAGATCTCAAAACCTCACCGAATTTCAGCAAGCCTTGCGACGCTTACAACTGCCCATGTTCACCGTCATGTATAGCGATCGCCAAGGGCATATAATGCATCTATTCAACGGTGTGGTTCCCGTGCGGCAACAGGGAGACTTTGAATACTGGCAAGGTATCATTCCTGGCGATACATCTAAAACTTTATGGACTAAATTTCACCCATATCAAGATTTGCCCAAAGTCATCGATCCACCCAGTGGTTGGTTACAAAATGCTAACGATCCACCTTGGACTACTACTTTTCCCACTGCCATCAAAGCAGATAACTATCCATCCTACATGGCACCAAGGGGGCCGATGGATTTCCGGGCGCAGAGTTCTGCAAAGATGTTAGCAGAAGATGAAAGCATTACCTTTGAGGAAATGATTGCCTACAAGCACTCTACACAAGTGGAACTGGCCGAACGCATTCTCGATGATTTGATTCCCGCAGCCCAACAACAAGGCAATGAATTAGCTCGTCGCGCCGCCGAAGTCTTAGCAGCTTGGGATCGTAAAACCGATGCTAATAGCCGAGGTGCTGTACTATTCAACTTCTGGGTAGAAAATGTAGACTTAGACAAGCTGTTTGCCACTCCTTGGGATGAAAAATCCCCGCGCACCACACCAGACGGTTTAGCAGATCCTGCAAGCGCAGTCAAAGCCTTAGCAGATGCGGCAGCCAAAGTAGAAAAAACTTATGGAACTATAGATATAGCTTGGGGTGATGTCTTTCGCTTGCGCTATGGCAATTTAGATTTACCCGCCAATGGTGGCGCAAGTAATAGAGGCATTTTCCGCGTAGTGTTTTTCACCCCAGCAGATAATGGACGCTTTCAAGCCGTCGCGGGTGATTCTTTTGTGGCTGCGGTGGAGTTCTCGACGCCAGTTAAAGCAAAGGCTCTCACGAGTTATGGTAATGCTACTCAACCTCATTCACCTCATGTTGGAGATCAGCTGCAACTTTTCGCCCGTCAGCAGTTGCGTCCGGTTTGGCTAACTCGACAGGAAATTACAGCACACTTAGAAGAGCGCAAAGTTTTTTAG
- a CDS encoding aspartate aminotransferase family protein, protein MNAQQVTLPQNSDNLSKLLATAGLTNQQQKYLRDFINRYSARTKISKHISQTSRPFLADDKNLGEFNLLFKEMYYPIVANRSLGSKIWDVDGNEYVDVMMGLGINLFGHNPTFIKEALIAQLDKGIQIGPQSELVGEVAELVSQLTGMERVCFSNTGTEAVMSAIRIARAVTGRNKIVIFSGSYHGHFDGTLVNKNKREDNEYAIPLAPGVLQNFVNDVLVLDYGNAKSLEIIKTHQQELAAVLVVPVQTSRPALQPKEFLHQLRELTQAYNIALIFDEMVTGFRIHPGGAQAYFGVQADIATYGKIVGGGIPIGVIAGKSKYMDAIDGGMWHYGDDSYPQTKKTFFAGTFCKHPLAIAAAKTVLKYLQSQGTLLHDKLNVRTTKFVTALNNYFVEEGLPLRMANFGSLFGSASVELSEGNSAASVAMSLLKYHLLDQGVHLLGISGYLSTAHTDEDINYIIQAVKYSVEKLRDGGFLPPRASV, encoded by the coding sequence ATGAATGCACAACAAGTTACATTACCTCAAAATTCAGACAATTTAAGCAAGCTATTAGCTACAGCAGGACTTACTAACCAGCAACAAAAGTATTTGCGAGATTTTATCAATCGCTATAGCGCACGAACCAAAATATCAAAGCATATTTCTCAAACTTCTCGCCCATTTTTAGCTGATGATAAAAATTTAGGAGAGTTTAATTTACTCTTCAAAGAGATGTATTATCCTATTGTAGCTAATCGTTCATTGGGTTCTAAAATATGGGATGTAGACGGTAATGAATATGTAGATGTAATGATGGGGTTGGGCATCAATCTTTTTGGACATAACCCAACTTTTATTAAAGAAGCTTTAATTGCACAACTTGATAAAGGTATTCAAATTGGCCCCCAATCAGAACTTGTTGGTGAGGTAGCTGAGTTAGTTTCTCAACTCACTGGGATGGAACGAGTTTGTTTTAGCAATACAGGTACAGAAGCCGTAATGTCTGCTATTCGCATCGCTAGAGCAGTTACAGGACGTAACAAAATTGTTATCTTTTCAGGCTCTTATCATGGTCATTTTGATGGTACTTTAGTTAATAAAAATAAGAGAGAAGATAATGAATATGCCATACCCTTAGCACCTGGCGTATTACAAAATTTTGTTAATGATGTTTTGGTGTTAGATTATGGCAATGCTAAATCATTAGAAATCATCAAAACTCATCAGCAAGAATTAGCAGCAGTTTTAGTAGTTCCTGTACAAACTAGTAGACCAGCTTTACAGCCAAAGGAATTTCTGCACCAGTTGCGGGAATTAACTCAAGCTTATAATATTGCCTTAATCTTTGATGAAATGGTTACAGGCTTTCGCATTCATCCTGGTGGCGCACAAGCTTATTTTGGTGTACAAGCTGATATTGCTACCTATGGAAAAATTGTTGGCGGTGGAATACCAATTGGGGTGATTGCTGGTAAAAGTAAATATATGGATGCAATTGATGGGGGTATGTGGCATTATGGCGATGATTCTTACCCTCAAACGAAAAAAACATTTTTTGCTGGTACTTTTTGTAAGCATCCCTTAGCGATCGCTGCTGCAAAAACAGTTCTAAAATATTTGCAAAGTCAAGGAACATTATTACATGATAAGTTGAATGTACGTACAACAAAATTTGTTACTGCGTTGAATAATTATTTTGTGGAAGAAGGACTACCGCTACGAATGGCGAACTTTGGCTCACTCTTTGGTTCTGCGTCTGTAGAACTTTCTGAAGGAAATTCTGCTGCTTCAGTAGCTATGTCTTTATTAAAATATCATCTACTTGATCAGGGAGTTCACCTTTTAGGGATTAGCGGTTATTTATCTACAGCCCACACAGATGAAGATATCAACTACATTATTCAAGCTGTTAAATATAGTGTAGAAAAACTGAGGGATGGAGGTTTTTTACCTCCCCGTGCTTCTGTTTAA
- a CDS encoding class I SAM-dependent methyltransferase translates to MTNTTLYTGYDPLARVYNEDWALGVLKETLPALEKLIFPNLAKNAQILDLGCGTGQLAQKLLEKGYKVTGIDASEGMLRYAHEKASNAKLILNDARLVDFSPTFDAVISIGAFNHVMSLEELTTVFNNVYQALLNNGIFLFYIFLEEEYQFNWDGKITGNVKEDYAWAARNSYDSENKIATINLTIFSLIEKTWQRLDSTILEKCYTKEEIISALEKASFSDINSYDSHHDLKISQMPGSTYFVCYKRVDS, encoded by the coding sequence ATGACTAACACAACTCTTTATACTGGTTATGATCCTTTAGCACGAGTATATAATGAAGATTGGGCTTTAGGAGTTCTCAAAGAGACACTACCAGCTTTAGAAAAATTAATCTTCCCAAATTTAGCCAAGAATGCACAAATTCTCGACCTTGGCTGTGGCACAGGACAATTGGCACAAAAGCTACTTGAAAAAGGTTATAAGGTAACAGGAATTGATGCTTCAGAAGGAATGTTACGCTATGCCCATGAAAAGGCATCAAATGCAAAATTAATTCTTAATGATGCGCGTCTTGTTGATTTTTCTCCTACATTTGATGCAGTGATTTCAATTGGAGCTTTTAACCATGTGATGAGCCTAGAAGAATTAACTACTGTCTTTAATAATGTTTATCAAGCTCTATTAAATAATGGTATATTCTTATTTTATATATTTTTAGAAGAAGAATATCAGTTCAACTGGGACGGCAAAATTACTGGAAATGTGAAAGAAGACTATGCATGGGCTGCGCGAAATAGCTACGATTCAGAAAATAAAATAGCTACAATTAATTTGACTATATTTTCGTTGATAGAGAAAACGTGGCAGCGTTTGGATAGCACTATTTTAGAGAAATGCTATACCAAAGAAGAAATTATATCTGCTTTGGAAAAGGCTAGTTTTAGCGACATTAACAGTTATGATTCACATCATGATCTAAAAATATCTCAAATGCCTGGTAGTACATATTTTGTCTGCTATAAGCGTGTAGATAGTTAG
- a CDS encoding MbtH family protein, with amino-acid sequence MNQTTSEDTTIYKVVVNHEEQYSIWPADRENALGWRDAGKSGLKSECLEYIKEVWTDMRPLSLRKKMSESAQMTQA; translated from the coding sequence ATGAACCAAACAACTTCAGAAGACACGACAATTTACAAAGTTGTTGTCAATCATGAAGAACAGTATTCCATTTGGCCTGCTGACCGAGAAAATGCTCTGGGCTGGAGAGATGCAGGTAAAAGCGGGTTGAAATCAGAATGTCTCGAATATATTAAGGAAGTATGGACTGATATGAGACCGTTGAGTTTGAGGAAGAAAATGTCAGAGTCTGCACAAATGACTCAAGCATAA